A window of the Gemmatirosa kalamazoonensis genome harbors these coding sequences:
- a CDS encoding mannose-1-phosphate guanylyltransferase, with product MTARSTSPESLWAVVLAGGVGSRFWPMSTPQRPKQLLPLVDDQPLLVNTLDRLRPLVPPARTLVLTNASLRAPILALVPDLPPDNVVAEPKPAGTAAALAWAAKLVAERGGPDAVMLCVHADWAVGDPGTFRDTLRRAADAAVAHRSLVTVGVVPTRDDPGFGYIQPGDEIEPGVRRVARFVEKPDRSRAARMRAEGFLWNSGIFVWRAGDFLDEVDALCPEVAPALKAAGDDLQRFFDDVTPVAVDVGVMERSRRVLVLPGDFAWDDVGTWGALGRVRRHDEAGNATTGRTHLLDARRNVVHAEGNAVVLYGVDDLVVVSGDGLTLVTTVERSSDLKSLIDSLPDDLRQRR from the coding sequence ATGACGGCACGGAGCACATCGCCGGAGTCGCTCTGGGCGGTCGTGCTCGCGGGAGGCGTCGGATCGCGGTTCTGGCCGATGAGCACCCCGCAGCGCCCGAAGCAGCTGCTGCCGCTGGTCGACGACCAGCCCCTGCTCGTGAACACGCTGGACCGCCTCCGCCCGCTCGTTCCGCCGGCGCGGACGCTCGTGCTCACGAACGCGTCGCTGCGCGCGCCGATCCTCGCGCTCGTCCCCGACCTGCCGCCGGACAACGTCGTCGCCGAGCCGAAGCCGGCCGGCACCGCCGCCGCGCTCGCGTGGGCGGCGAAGCTCGTGGCCGAGCGCGGCGGCCCGGACGCCGTGATGCTGTGCGTCCACGCCGACTGGGCGGTCGGCGACCCGGGCACGTTCCGCGACACGCTCCGCCGCGCCGCCGACGCCGCCGTCGCGCACCGCAGCCTCGTCACGGTCGGCGTGGTGCCGACGCGCGACGATCCGGGTTTCGGCTACATCCAGCCGGGCGACGAGATCGAGCCCGGCGTGCGCCGCGTGGCGCGGTTCGTCGAGAAGCCCGACCGCAGCCGCGCCGCGCGCATGCGGGCCGAGGGATTCCTGTGGAACTCGGGGATCTTCGTCTGGCGCGCCGGCGACTTCCTCGACGAGGTCGACGCGCTCTGCCCCGAGGTCGCGCCCGCGCTGAAGGCCGCGGGCGACGATCTCCAGCGATTCTTCGACGACGTCACGCCGGTCGCGGTCGACGTCGGCGTCATGGAGCGGAGCCGACGCGTGCTCGTGCTGCCCGGCGACTTCGCGTGGGACGACGTCGGCACGTGGGGCGCGCTCGGCCGAGTCCGGCGCCACGACGAGGCCGGCAACGCGACGACGGGGCGGACGCATCTGCTCGACGCGCGGCGCAACGTCGTGCACGCGGAGGGGAACGCCGTCGTCCTGTACGGTGTAGACGACCTCGTCGTCGTGTCCGGCGACGGGCTCACGCTCGTCACGACCGTGGAGCGCTCGAGCGACCTGAAGTCGCTCATCGATTCACTTCCCGACGACCTCCGCCAGCGGCGCTGA
- a CDS encoding roadblock/LC7 domain-containing protein yields MSAIRDLLTALRGRPGVDAAIVVGRDGLVIDDESRDGVDRERIAAHAPALLTAGDDVGAAANRGALVTLVLEHERGGLAILSVLSRDASLLVLLDPSADAGPLLQELRRERARLASLV; encoded by the coding sequence ATGTCCGCGATCCGCGACCTGCTCACCGCTCTTCGAGGGCGCCCCGGCGTCGACGCCGCGATCGTGGTCGGACGCGATGGCCTCGTCATCGACGACGAATCCCGGGACGGCGTCGACCGCGAGCGCATCGCGGCGCATGCGCCGGCCCTGCTCACCGCCGGCGACGACGTCGGCGCCGCCGCGAACCGCGGCGCGCTGGTCACGCTCGTGCTCGAGCACGAGCGCGGCGGTCTCGCGATCCTCTCGGTGCTGTCTCGCGACGCGTCGCTGCTCGTCCTGCTCGATCCGTCCGCCGACGCGGGCCCGCTGCTGCAGGAGCTGCGGCGCGAGCGCGCCCGGCTCGCGTCACTCGTCTGA
- a CDS encoding helix-turn-helix transcriptional regulator — MPVGGTGDPDADRDAMMRRDGRGVMSHVVGESRAPAVLAFDARGRLLHHSASATALLATLLTADVDERRAEERRADEPPTVAHVVHALGGEHARVVHGRDGRTYQLHVLAAASPADDPDAPRTFVVIDRTSDDDGAHVASVARRFGFSPREREILRGVARGDATKAIAAALGLSMHTVQEYVGRACRKAGVRTRRELVARLIEHG; from the coding sequence ATGCCGGTCGGCGGCACCGGCGACCCGGATGCGGATCGCGACGCGATGATGCGACGCGACGGCCGCGGCGTCATGTCCCACGTTGTTGGGGAGTCGCGCGCGCCCGCCGTGCTGGCGTTCGACGCGCGCGGCCGCCTGCTGCATCACAGCGCGTCGGCGACGGCGCTGCTCGCCACGCTGCTCACCGCCGACGTCGACGAGCGCCGCGCCGAGGAGCGCCGCGCCGACGAGCCGCCGACGGTGGCGCACGTGGTTCACGCGCTCGGCGGCGAGCACGCGCGCGTCGTGCACGGGCGTGACGGACGGACCTATCAGCTCCACGTGCTCGCGGCGGCATCGCCGGCCGACGATCCCGACGCGCCGCGCACGTTCGTCGTCATCGACCGCACGAGCGACGACGACGGCGCGCACGTCGCGTCGGTCGCGCGACGCTTCGGCTTCTCGCCCCGCGAGCGCGAGATCCTCCGCGGCGTCGCACGCGGCGACGCGACGAAGGCGATCGCCGCGGCGCTCGGCCTCTCGATGCACACGGTGCAGGAGTACGTCGGGCGCGCGTGCCGCAAGGCGGGCGTGCGCACGCGGCGCGAGCTCGTCGCGCGGCTGATCGAGCACGGGTAG
- a CDS encoding putative sugar nucleotidyl transferase yields MPPLILYDDHVARGFEPFALTRPVSELRAGAQLIRRRWERALGLRAEGFVAGAHLAEFDDPGTPPAATGVLPTGTVVANARAVVAIARVDAGADVWTCGGRVAAVRLREPLPVDRLADGALELGALAAGDSARRVETGGRWIDAVWDLVGQLDVQLKEDIPALAAMLDCVPHDGTVLGTGAVYVERGATIEPFVVLDTTSGPILVRDGATVQSFTRIIGPCYIGEGSTVVADRISGCSIGHVCKIHGEISATIVLGHSNKGHDGFVGHSYLGRWVNLGAGTTTSNLKNTYGHVALWTPAGVRDTGLQFLGTLFGDHAKTGIGLRLTTGTVLGAGSNVWDGMPPKVTPPFAWGGGAPYDAYDVEKFIQVTERAMARRHVTLSDRSRAQLRAAARVASEGCAAGRYAPNGGRS; encoded by the coding sequence GTGCCCCCCCTCATTCTCTACGACGACCACGTCGCGCGCGGCTTCGAGCCGTTCGCGCTCACCCGTCCCGTCTCCGAGCTGCGCGCCGGCGCGCAGCTGATCCGTCGGCGGTGGGAGCGCGCGCTCGGCCTGCGCGCGGAGGGGTTCGTCGCCGGGGCGCACCTCGCCGAGTTCGACGACCCGGGCACGCCGCCTGCCGCGACGGGCGTGCTTCCGACGGGAACCGTCGTCGCCAACGCGCGCGCCGTCGTCGCGATCGCGCGTGTCGACGCGGGCGCCGACGTGTGGACGTGCGGCGGGCGCGTCGCGGCCGTGCGGCTGCGCGAGCCGCTTCCCGTCGACCGGCTCGCCGACGGCGCGCTGGAGCTCGGCGCTCTCGCGGCTGGGGACTCGGCGCGTCGCGTCGAGACCGGCGGGCGCTGGATCGACGCGGTCTGGGATCTCGTCGGTCAGCTCGACGTGCAGCTCAAGGAGGACATCCCTGCGCTCGCCGCGATGCTCGACTGCGTGCCGCACGACGGCACGGTGTTAGGCACCGGCGCGGTGTACGTCGAGCGCGGCGCGACCATCGAGCCGTTCGTCGTGCTCGACACGACCTCGGGGCCGATCCTCGTGCGCGACGGCGCCACGGTGCAGAGCTTCACGCGCATCATCGGCCCGTGCTACATCGGCGAGGGCTCCACCGTCGTGGCCGACCGCATCAGCGGCTGCTCCATCGGGCACGTGTGCAAGATCCACGGCGAGATCAGCGCGACGATCGTCCTCGGCCACTCCAACAAGGGGCACGACGGGTTCGTCGGGCACTCGTACCTCGGCCGCTGGGTGAACCTCGGCGCCGGCACGACGACGAGCAATCTGAAGAACACGTACGGCCACGTGGCGCTGTGGACGCCGGCGGGCGTGCGCGACACCGGACTGCAGTTCCTCGGCACGCTGTTCGGCGACCACGCGAAGACGGGCATCGGCCTGCGCCTCACGACCGGCACGGTGCTCGGCGCGGGATCCAACGTGTGGGACGGCATGCCGCCGAAGGTGACGCCGCCGTTCGCGTGGGGCGGCGGCGCCCCGTATGATGCATACGACGTGGAGAAGTTCATCCAGGTGACCGAGCGCGCGATGGCGCGGCGACACGTGACGCTGAGCGACCGGTCGCGCGCGCAGCTGCGTGCGGCGGCGCGCGTGGCGTCGGAGGGGTGCGCGGCGGGCCGCTACGCGCCTAACGGCGGCCGGAGCTGA
- a CDS encoding response regulator, whose protein sequence is MTPIDPSSGTSSEWHRVPLAAPSSRGGDDVGRPASDRPVPLQSELAADLPAPETQLRHVLVADDEPHIGRIIQMKLEQGPFRVTLAYDGRQALDALEREGDVDLVLLDLMMPELSGLDVLAQIRNDERYRDLPCIILTAAGQEQQYRQAMALGATDFMTKPFSPKKLYARAAELAGVSDETTRDR, encoded by the coding sequence GTGACCCCCATCGACCCCTCTTCCGGCACCTCGTCGGAGTGGCATCGCGTCCCGCTCGCCGCGCCCAGCTCGCGCGGCGGTGACGACGTCGGTCGCCCGGCGAGCGATCGTCCCGTGCCGCTGCAGTCGGAGCTCGCCGCCGACCTGCCGGCCCCGGAGACGCAGCTGCGGCACGTGCTCGTCGCCGACGACGAGCCACACATCGGGCGCATCATCCAGATGAAGCTGGAGCAGGGGCCGTTTCGCGTGACGCTCGCCTACGACGGCCGCCAGGCGCTCGACGCGCTCGAGCGCGAGGGCGACGTGGACCTCGTGCTGCTCGACCTCATGATGCCGGAGCTGAGTGGGCTCGACGTGCTCGCCCAGATCCGCAACGACGAGCGGTATCGCGACCTGCCGTGCATCATCCTCACCGCCGCTGGCCAGGAGCAGCAGTACCGGCAGGCGATGGCCCTCGGCGCCACCGACTTCATGACCAAGCCGTTCAGCCCGAAGAAGCTGTACGCGCGCGCCGCGGAGCTGGCGGGCGTCAGCGACGAGACCACGCGCGATAGATGA
- a CDS encoding MBL fold metallo-hydrolase — translation MRLWMLGSGSKGNAVLVESGDTRVLVDAGFSARRLAERLTAIGIAPASVQALLLTHEHSDHVSAVQRAVKRWKWPVHATEGTLRGAGELLEGASTHVIARGVPFTVGDLRIEPFGTSHDAADPVGFVATSVCSGARTAVVTDLGCVTDEVRTAVQRVDVLVLESNHDEGLLESGPYPWHLKRRVGGKHGHLSNRAAGELSMHCLHKGLKQIVLAHLSETNNSPAVAHESMQRVLRRTRYKGELAVAPQHGVVGPFGDGGGPGGQLTLF, via the coding sequence ATGCGCCTGTGGATGCTCGGCAGCGGCAGCAAGGGGAACGCGGTGCTCGTCGAGAGCGGCGACACGCGTGTGCTCGTCGACGCCGGATTCTCGGCGCGCCGGCTCGCCGAGCGGCTGACGGCGATCGGCATCGCGCCGGCGTCGGTGCAGGCGCTGCTGCTCACGCACGAGCACAGTGACCACGTCTCCGCCGTGCAGCGCGCCGTGAAGCGGTGGAAGTGGCCCGTGCACGCCACCGAGGGCACGCTGCGGGGCGCAGGCGAGCTGCTGGAGGGCGCGTCGACGCACGTGATCGCGCGCGGCGTGCCGTTCACGGTGGGCGACCTGCGGATCGAGCCGTTCGGCACCTCGCACGACGCGGCCGATCCGGTCGGCTTCGTCGCCACGTCCGTGTGCTCGGGCGCCCGCACGGCGGTCGTCACGGACCTCGGCTGCGTGACCGACGAGGTGCGCACCGCCGTCCAGCGCGTCGACGTGCTGGTGCTCGAGTCGAATCACGACGAGGGGCTGCTGGAGTCGGGGCCGTACCCCTGGCACCTGAAGCGGCGCGTTGGCGGCAAGCACGGGCACCTCAGCAACCGCGCGGCGGGCGAGCTCTCGATGCACTGCCTGCACAAGGGGCTGAAGCAGATCGTCCTCGCGCACCTCAGCGAGACGAACAACTCGCCGGCGGTCGCCCACGAGTCGATGCAGCGCGTGCTGCGCCGCACGCGCTACAAGGGCGAGCTGGCCGTCGCGCCGCAGCACGGCGTCGTGGGGCCGTTCGGCGATGGCGGCGGCCCCGGGGGACAGCTCACGCTGTTCTGA